From Plasmodium malariae genome assembly, chromosome: 8:
TAAAGTGCATAtatagggaaaaaaaaaaaaaattggaaaaaaaaaggaaaaaaaggtagagaaaaaaaaaaaaaaaaaaatcagcaTAATAAAGAATTACATATACCAAAGTAGTCTAACAAAATAGACACATGCATAAATATCATGAAGCGGCAGACGATATGTTACATTTAAAGTGGTTTACTCGTCAGATTTAACGTAATGACAATGAAAGCATATAgcgtaaaaaataatgtagaAACTATGGGGGAAAATACACACATCTTGCGCACAAAATGTAATTTAGTTAATATGAAGGGAGGGAGGAACATACAAATGAGTTCTTCGAAAAACTTAAGAAGCATAACGAATACAAATAAACGttacaaaaatgaagaagaaataaataacagATACATAAATATAGGAAATAGAAGTGTAAAAATTACTTTTAGtagtgataaaaaaaagaggaaagaacaacgaaaaaaaagaaaaatgcgTATATTGGCtagtcaaaaaaaaaaaaaagggaaagaaCTCAAGAATAGAAAAAAACTGATTGATAACTTATACAAGATTTTGGATactgaaaaagaaaaagggaatatttattttttaccgaagaggttaaaaaaaaaaaaaaaattgaaattaaaaagaatgataattttagaaaaagaagTCAAAAATACCATTTATCATGATTTAATGCAAagatgtaaaaataaagaaaatttaacaaGTAGTGAAAAAGACgcgtatttttatttacttaaaaataaaacaaaatggaaGTTAAAAAACCATTGTGTCCTTTTTTATCTCAAAAAGGGTAAGCAAATTTGTTCCCTTGAGGAAaggcataaaataaaaaaaaggtatttcTTAACcaattacttttataaaaatgaagaaaaagatgataatgtaataataagcAGTAATGGGAACATTGCCAAAGAAGTGAgtagtataaaaaaaatcatccTCCTTTGGAATAAGAAATACGTAAAGTACGCAAAAAAGAATACAAAGAAGGTACATAATGAGAGGAAAAATACGTCATCTACAtgttattacaaaaaaaaaaatgtacaaaatgtGGAGTATAAATGTAGTGAAGCAACTACCCACGGACAGCAGAATAAAATTGTGAGgtataattacataaagGATGAGAAGGGGAATGGTAAGAATCAGATAAGCAACTGTGTGGTGCAGGAGATTAACTTTAACACGGAAGAAGTTATAAATACAGAGATGGAAAATTCCCTGAATAGCAAGATAATTACTGAATATAGGAATAaagaacaaatgaaaaaagatatactaaaaaatgagaaaattttaaattatatagttGTAagcaaaatagaaaaaaaaatatatatgaacgaATATGTTGATCATGAGATAACGGACGAATTGAATAATTTGGTTAAAGactttttacaaaaaatttccAAGTCCCATGAAAAgctgttattattaaaaaagaaaagatattACTTAGGTTTAAAAGAAAGCtataagcatatatgtataaacgaACCAAAGTTAGTTTTAGTTGCTCCAAATATTGAACCAATGCTAAATAACACatttaatgatataattcttaaaataatttgtaaatgcaaagaaaaaaatattcctttgGTGTTTGCCTTAAGCAAGAACTTGCTAGGTAAATGCATAAACAAATCGAGACAGTCAATCATTTGTATAGTTAATAACGACTCGTATATAAAGGAATGTAATAGCATTATAAACTTGGCAAGTTCccttaaaatatacaaataatctGTGTGCACTATgtactattttttctttttttattactttaaaatacgtttgaacattttaaaattttagctAGCTGTTCATGTTCTCCGATACATTACTACCATTCTATTTTATCCTCTTTTATGTCTTTTTGATATGAGTGAAAAGAATTTTCATTTCGTATTTTTGAGTAACCACATGTATACAATTTTAggaaatttttaatacattcATTCTATTCTTATTGAGTTAGTTTTTTTATGCCCCCCCAATCTTGgcctaatttattttttttttttttttttttttgttcatgtGTGTGTacgtgtatgtgtatgtgtgtgtatgtgtatgtgtgtgtatgtgtatgtgtgtgtgtttgtatttgtatttgtgtatgtgcaaaaaatattttaaggtCCTGGAAATTATGTACAGTACATGTAAACCTGAGCATACGTATGCATATAACacacgtacacatatatatttaaaatatgcacATGCAATGTAGACACATACATAATAGACTTATACACATTTTCACGTACTAATATTTGCACTCACATTTTTTCAACAAACTGAATTTTCTGTTGTTTACCATTCAGTGAAATGGTATTTGCTTCTTTTCCAACAAAATTGCATTTAAGTATTTTCGAACTCTATATAAGCTTCCATcaattatgaaataatttttttatttcttaaaattttaattgttaATCTTAAAATGGTGTACTAtatagtacatatatatatatatatatatgtatatgtatgtatatatgttttcccTCCTTAAGAGTTGAGGTATT
This genomic window contains:
- the SBP2 gene encoding SECIS-binding protein 2, putative translates to MKAYSVKNNVETMGENTHILRTKCNLVNMKGGRNIQMSSSKNLRSITNTNKRYKNEEEINNRYINIGNRSVKITFSSDKKKRKEQRKKRKMRILASQKKKKGKELKNRKKLIDNLYKILDTEKEKGNIYFLPKRLKKKKKLKLKRMIILEKEVKNTIYHDLMQRCKNKENLTSSEKDAYFYLLKNKTKWKLKNHCVLFYLKKGKQICSLEERHKIKKRYFLTNYFYKNEEKDDNVIISSNGNIAKEVSSIKKIILLWNKKYVKYAKKNTKKVHNERKNTSSTCYYKKKNVQNVEYKCSEATTHGQQNKIVRYNYIKDEKGNGKNQISNCVVQEINFNTEEVINTEMENSLNSKIITEYRNKEQMKKDILKNEKILNYIVVSKIEKKIYMNEYVDHEITDELNNLVKDFLQKISKSHEKLLLLKKKRYYLGLKESYKHICINEPKLVLVAPNIEPMLNNTFNDIILKIICKCKEKNIPLVFALSKNLLGKCINKSRQSIICIVNNDSYIKECNSIINLASSLKIYK